A single uncultured Acetobacterium sp. DNA region contains:
- a CDS encoding MATE family efflux transporter, with product MKDAKVKKGSKLGAVPIPKLLFSMSLPAIISMMIQAMYNVVDSIFVAQVGEEALTAVSLAFPIQILIISCFVGMGVGINSAISRRLGENKKSEAANVAEHGFIIAIVLSIALAVMGFFISEPFIRLFTDNALIISEGRIYLLIVTIFAFGSIITQAAFATLQGSGEMIKPMIGQIIGAVSNIILNPILVFGLIGFPALGVAGSAIATVSGQMLGMIYMLLVVFKGKHNYLKLDYQTYHYESAIVKDIVKVGLPAAIMQGLGSLMITGYNLILAGFGMSAVAVFGVYFKVQSFIFMPIFGLGQGAMPIFGFNFGAKNQARFYETLKVAVTAAFAFMCLGTVLFWIFPVQIMMAFNPSPEMMEIGVHCLRAISLAFPVAGVSIMISVSFQAIGKAYVSMVASFIRQMIVLLPVSFVLAQMGGLDLVWYGFIISEFFCLAYELWMYRKFKTTIFDNWTTAPVAVQA from the coding sequence ATGAAAGACGCAAAAGTAAAAAAAGGCAGTAAACTGGGAGCGGTTCCGATTCCCAAGCTGCTCTTCTCAATGTCATTGCCCGCCATTATTTCAATGATGATTCAAGCCATGTACAATGTGGTGGACAGTATCTTTGTCGCCCAGGTTGGGGAAGAAGCCCTAACCGCAGTTTCGCTGGCATTTCCGATTCAAATTTTGATTATTTCCTGCTTCGTGGGAATGGGGGTTGGGATCAACTCAGCCATCTCCCGGCGATTAGGAGAAAATAAAAAAAGCGAAGCCGCCAACGTGGCCGAGCATGGCTTTATCATTGCGATTGTTTTATCGATTGCGCTGGCGGTGATGGGCTTCTTTATCTCAGAACCATTTATCCGGCTGTTTACCGATAACGCCCTGATTATTTCGGAGGGGCGGATTTATCTGCTGATCGTAACCATCTTCGCCTTCGGGAGTATTATTACTCAGGCGGCCTTTGCCACCCTTCAGGGAAGCGGTGAAATGATTAAACCGATGATTGGTCAAATTATTGGTGCGGTTTCAAATATCATTCTCAATCCGATTCTGGTTTTTGGTTTGATCGGCTTTCCGGCCTTGGGCGTGGCGGGTTCCGCCATCGCAACGGTTTCGGGGCAAATGCTGGGGATGATTTATATGCTGCTGGTTGTTTTCAAGGGAAAACATAATTATCTGAAGCTGGATTATCAAACCTATCATTATGAAAGCGCGATTGTCAAAGATATTGTTAAAGTCGGTTTGCCAGCGGCCATTATGCAGGGTCTGGGTTCGTTAATGATCACCGGCTACAACCTGATTCTGGCAGGTTTCGGGATGTCGGCGGTGGCGGTATTTGGCGTGTATTTCAAGGTTCAATCCTTTATCTTTATGCCAATTTTTGGTTTGGGACAAGGCGCCATGCCGATCTTCGGTTTCAACTTTGGTGCCAAAAATCAGGCTCGGTTTTATGAAACGCTTAAAGTAGCCGTCACCGCAGCATTTGCTTTTATGTGCCTGGGCACCGTTCTGTTCTGGATTTTCCCAGTCCAAATTATGATGGCCTTCAACCCTTCCCCGGAAATGATGGAGATTGGGGTTCACTGTCTCAGAGCGATTAGTTTGGCATTTCCCGTTGCCGGGGTATCGATTATGATCAGTGTCAGTTTTCAGGCCATCGGCAAAGCCTATGTCAGCATGGTGGCATCCTTTATCAGACAGATGATTGTGCTACTGCCGGTGTCGTTTGTATTGGCTCAAATGGGTGGACTTGATCTGGTTTGGTATGGCTTTATCATTTCAGAATTTTTCTGTCTTGCTTATGAGTTGTGGATGTACCGTAAATTTAAAACAACTATTTTTGATAATTGGACAACAGCCCCAGTAGCAGTCCAGGCTTAG
- a CDS encoding YerC/YecD family TrpR-related protein yields MEANEKRKVLAQAILALETEEDCNLLLEDLCTIKEIEDLAHRFEIAYLLSQGKTFIDVEKQTGASSATISRVNRCLKHGKGYRNIIEKMKKDHTLE; encoded by the coding sequence ATGGAAGCAAATGAAAAGAGAAAAGTCCTGGCCCAGGCGATATTAGCCCTTGAAACCGAAGAGGATTGTAATCTGTTGCTCGAAGACCTATGTACCATCAAAGAAATTGAAGATTTGGCACATCGTTTTGAAATTGCCTATTTGTTGTCCCAGGGGAAAACCTTCATTGATGTTGAAAAACAAACTGGCGCCAGCTCGGCTACCATCAGTCGGGTAAACCGCTGCTTAAAACACGGTAAGGGCTACCGCAACATCATTGAAAAAATGAAAAAGGACCATACATTGGAATAG
- a CDS encoding ribonuclease III domain-containing protein, producing MEKSLTPSPTSESAENLKIIKDTIDKSYTIEQAAAMNPLALAYIGDGIFSDLIRKYLLGCGHQNVNFMTKTSISYVRASAQAQIVRALLPELSETEERMVKRGRNTASQVPKNANPSDYRYATGFETLIGYLFLCGETQRMNELIIKSIDIINHLVPVK from the coding sequence ATGGAAAAAAGCCTAACCCCCTCACCGACTTCTGAAAGTGCTGAAAATTTAAAAATCATTAAGGACACCATTGACAAAAGCTATACCATTGAACAGGCCGCGGCTATGAATCCGCTGGCGCTGGCCTATATTGGCGATGGCATCTTCTCGGATCTGATCCGCAAATATTTGCTGGGCTGCGGTCATCAGAATGTCAATTTCATGACCAAAACTTCGATCAGCTATGTCCGGGCCAGTGCCCAGGCCCAAATCGTCCGGGCGCTCCTGCCGGAGCTTTCTGAAACTGAAGAACGGATGGTCAAGCGGGGACGAAATACGGCCTCCCAGGTTCCCAAAAATGCCAATCCTTCGGATTACCGTTATGCTACTGGCTTTGAAACCCTGATTGGTTATCTCTTTCTCTGCGGTGAGACGCAGCGGATGAATGAGCTGATCATTAAAAGCATTGACATTATTAATCATCTGGTGCCCGTAAAATAA
- the cysS gene encoding cysteine--tRNA ligase, whose amino-acid sequence MKLYNTLSQQKETFVPIEAGKVRMYSCGPTVYNYFHIGNARPFIVFDVLRRFLEYTGYEVTFIQNFTDVDDKIINRSLEEGIAPSEVSEKYIREYFIDADGLGIKRANAHPKVSEHMPEIIAMIKTLEEKGLAYNVDGNVYYRVDEFEDYGKLSKQSIDDLRSGARIDVNDEKQSPLDFALWKKKKDGEPYWESPWGQGRPGWHIECSAMSKKHLGETIDIHGGGQDLIFPHHENEIAQSEGSCGKPFANYWVHNGYININNEKMSKSKGNFFTVRDIAKKFDLEVVRMFLLMAHYRSPVNFSEPLLQQAATALERLYTAKFQMSFLLETAAAEVATATETQWMDSLAKYKKDFVVAMEDDINTADAIAVIFELVRDLNSNLDATSSQPAIIAGQVLFTELTNVLGLAVKAKETNLDEAVEDLIAQRQAARKAKDFKRADEIRDELLAMGIVLEDTREGVKWKKA is encoded by the coding sequence ATGAAATTATATAATACCCTATCCCAGCAGAAAGAAACCTTCGTCCCCATCGAAGCCGGAAAGGTTCGCATGTATTCCTGTGGACCTACCGTTTACAATTATTTTCACATCGGCAACGCCCGTCCCTTCATCGTCTTTGACGTGCTACGCCGGTTTTTAGAATATACCGGTTATGAGGTAACCTTTATTCAAAATTTCACCGATGTCGATGACAAAATCATCAACCGCAGCCTCGAAGAGGGCATTGCCCCCAGCGAGGTTTCCGAAAAATACATCCGGGAATATTTCATCGATGCCGATGGTCTGGGGATTAAACGGGCCAATGCCCACCCCAAGGTTAGTGAACACATGCCCGAAATCATTGCGATGATTAAAACCCTGGAAGAAAAAGGGCTGGCCTATAATGTCGACGGAAATGTCTACTACCGGGTGGATGAGTTTGAAGACTACGGTAAACTGTCCAAGCAATCCATTGACGACCTGCGCTCGGGCGCCCGGATTGATGTCAACGACGAAAAACAAAGTCCGCTGGATTTTGCCCTCTGGAAAAAGAAAAAAGATGGCGAACCCTATTGGGAAAGCCCCTGGGGTCAGGGACGTCCAGGCTGGCACATCGAATGTTCAGCGATGTCCAAAAAACATCTGGGCGAAACCATTGATATCCATGGCGGTGGTCAGGATCTGATCTTTCCCCACCATGAAAATGAAATCGCTCAATCGGAAGGCTCCTGCGGTAAACCCTTTGCTAATTATTGGGTGCACAACGGTTATATTAATATCAACAACGAAAAAATGTCTAAATCCAAGGGCAACTTCTTTACTGTTCGGGATATTGCCAAAAAATTCGATCTGGAAGTGGTGCGGATGTTCTTATTGATGGCACACTACCGTAGCCCGGTAAACTTCAGCGAACCACTACTGCAGCAGGCCGCCACTGCCCTGGAGCGCCTCTACACCGCCAAATTCCAGATGAGCTTTCTGCTGGAAACTGCCGCCGCCGAGGTCGCCACAGCGACAGAAACTCAATGGATGGATTCGCTGGCCAAATACAAAAAAGATTTTGTGGTTGCCATGGAAGATGATATCAACACTGCTGACGCCATCGCCGTTATTTTTGAACTGGTCCGGGATCTCAACTCCAATCTGGACGCCACTTCATCCCAACCAGCGATTATCGCCGGGCAGGTTCTATTTACTGAGCTGACCAATGTATTAGGTCTGGCGGTTAAAGCCAAAGAAACCAATCTGGACGAAGCCGTAGAAGATTTGATTGCCCAGCGGCAAGCAGCCCGAAAAGCCAAGGATTTTAAACGGGCCGACGAAATCAGAGATGAATTGCTGGCGATGGGCATTGTATTGGAGGATACCCGGGAAGGTGTTAAATGGAAAAAAGCCTAA